One window of Nymphaea colorata isolate Beijing-Zhang1983 chromosome 1, ASM883128v2, whole genome shotgun sequence genomic DNA carries:
- the LOC116258341 gene encoding transcription elongation factor SPT6 homolog isoform X2, with amino-acid sequence MGGRNVISDEEDEFEDVVRGREAGDEVDARDDEEDDEEEEEGQDEYEKDGFIVDDVEEEEEQEEEEEDQEELRSKKKKRRKRETEENYELDEDDYELLQEANVTGFHRPKPGSKKFKRLKKAGRNNDHEEGSGFTDDEEINEIDRSGRTAEEKLKRSLFGDDEGVPQDIAEEEELQEDVEEEEDIGEEDEMADFIVDEEEVDENGVVMRKRRPKKKILRQAPGVSSSALQEAHDIFGDVDELLLLRKQGLKKGGGYDDSGDWREKRLEDEFEPSVIKEKYLSEKDNQIRDKDMPERIQLFEEMVGPIPEDDESIQAEATWIFNQLSGSAMLRLFGEHAAVPEIDREDIANVLGMLHVQKFEIPFIAMYRKELCLSLLRDPVQDAAAGEDNKRHVKWHKLLWAVHNLDKKWLLLQKRKNSLQLYYKKRASEEANIDVSKKKLLESLVDMLKNADSERVVDDIDLKFNLHFPPDEVDAEEGQFKRPKRKSLYSICRKAGLGDAAGMFGLSPEKFGKLLGLEEMGEQVVDARETPEEVALKFQSREFETPQDVLKGARHMAAVEISCEPSVRKHVRDLYVEHAFISTKPTHEGNAVIDSFHPLAAVKWLRDKPVSEFCDAQWLLIQKAEEEKLLQVTIRAPDIPKLEHQFYENYLSDSVSRCAQLWNEQRKLVVKDALFGFLLPSMEKEARALLTARAKSWLLLEYGSQLWSKVSVAPYKRKENDAQAKDADDEVATEEEVAPRVMACCWGPGKPATTFVMLDSSGEVLDVLYTGFLSIRSQSANHQQRKKMDQERLLKFMTEHHPHVVVLGAVNLSCPRLKDDIFEVIFKIVEDHPYDVGHEVDELSVVYGDESLPRLYENSRVSLDQLPAQQGIVRRAVALGRYLQNPLAMVATLCGPGREILSWKLNVLESYLTPDEKYEMIEQVLVDVTNQVGIDVNLAACHEWLFAPLQFVSGLGPRKASSLQRAVVGAGRIYSRKEIPMNLGVLKRNVFMNAAGFLRVRGSGQAALGNHVLDLLDDTRIHPESYDLARKMAKDVYAEDVGQDINDLDEDAQEMAIEQVRGSVNLKRLDIDAYSGSIELHLGTSKRETLYDIKMELLHGFTDWRAPYSEPTQDEEFYMISGETPETLAEGRLVQATVRRVQGQRIFCELESGLMGLISKEDFSDERDFELTERVAEGSIVTCKIKFIRKDRHQVILTCKGSDLRNNRLQSKQPKDPYYAEDESSLQNDLEKARKEKELAKKSFKPRMIVHPRFQNVTADEAISFLADKEAGESIVRPSSRGPQYLTLTLKVHDGVYAHKDIIEGDKDQKDITSLLRLGKTLKIGEDTFEDLDEVMDRYVDPLVANLRVMLGYRKFRRGSKAEVDEDLKHEKAANPMRIVYSFGVSHEHPGTFILSYIRSSNPHHEYIGLYPKGFKFRSKMFESLDRLVAYFQRHIDDLQHSSVPPIRSVAAMVPLRSPASGGGSVGSGWGGSTTSSGDGWRTRGHSDRDRSATPASRTGRGDYRNGNARDGHPSGLPRPYGNDRGRGGRGGRGHRDGQDSFTSNWGQSSDSKDGGGGGGAWGGSFGGTNAPKSPSRGDAPGTWGSSGAWGSGGGEWEATKNPSAPDVGDAGWEATKKLDALAVSDPPQGMQNGSNGGGAGGWGASGGRWAGDPDVPGGW; translated from the exons ATGGGCGGCAGAAACGTGATCTCGGACGAAGAAG ATGAATTTGAGGATGTGGTCCGTGGCCGTGAAGCAGGAGACGAGGTTGATGCAAGggatgatgaagaggatgatgaagaggaggaag AAGGGCAAGATGAATATGAGAAGGATGGGTTCATTGTTGATgatgtagaagaagaagaagaacaggaagaagaggaggaggaccAGGAGGAGTTAAGgtccaaaaagaagaaaagaaggaaaag GGAGACTGAGGAAAACTATGAACTCGATGAAGATGACTATGAGTTGCTTCAGGAGGCCAATGTTACAGGATTCCATCGACCCAAGCCT GGCAGCAAAaagtttaaaagactaaaaaaagCTGGTCGGAACAATGACCATGAAGAGGGATCTGGCTTTACTGATGATGAAGAGATCAATGAAATTGACCGGAGTGGTCGTACTGCTGAAGAAAAACTGAAGCGCAGCTTGTTTGGTGATGATGAAG GGGTGCCACAAGATATTGCTGAAGAGGAGGAACTGCAAGAAgatgtggaagaagaagaagatattgGTGAAGAGGATGAAATGGCTGATTTTATTGTTGACGAGGAAGAAGTTGATGAGAATGGAGTTGTTATGAG AAAGAGGAGgccaaaaaagaagattttaagACAGGCTCCTGGAGTATCATCATCTGCACTACAAGAAGCTCATGATATATTTGGTGATGTCGATGAGCTTCTTTTGCTTCGCAAGCAAGGCCTTAAAAAGGGTGGCGGTTATGATGATTCTGGtgattggagagagaaaagactTGAGGATGAGTTTGAACCTAGTGTTATCAAGGAGAAGTATTTGTCAGAGAAAGACAATCAGATCCGTGACAAGGATATGCCTGAGAGGATTCAG TTATTTGAAGAAATGGTTGGTCCTATTCCTGAAGATGATGAGAGTATACAGGCGGAGGCAACTTGGATTTTCAACCAGCTAAGTGGCTCTGCAATGTTGCGTCTGTTTGGAGAGCATGCTGCAGTCCCGGAGATTGACAGGGAGGACATTGCCAATGTCCTGGGAATGCTGCACGTTCAGAAGTTTGAG aTTCCTTTTATTGCAATGTATCGAAAAGAGCTATGTCTCAGCTTGTTAAGAGATCCAGTTCAGGATGCTGCAGCAGGTGAAGACAATAAACGCCATGTGAAGTGGCATAAG TTGCTCTGGGCTGTGCATAACTTGGATAAAAAGTGGCTTCTTCTTCAGAAGAGGAAGAATTCTCTGCAGTTATATTACAAAAAACGAGCATCTGAGGAAGCGAACATTGATGTGTCCAAAAAGAAACTTCTTGAGTCGCTTGTTGATATGCTTAAGAATGCTGACTCCGAGAGAGTAGTTGATGACATTGATCTGAAGTTTAACTTGCACTTTCCTCCTGATGAAGTGGATGCAGAGGAGGGACAATTCAAACGACCAAAGAGAAAATCCCTCTACAGTATTTGTCGTAAGGCTGGACTAGGTGATGCAGCAGGCATGTTTGGGCTCAGTCCTGAAAAGTTCGGAAAACTTCTTGGACTGGAGGAGATG GGTGAGCAAGTGGTTGATGCTAGGGAAACACCTGAGGAAGTTGCACTAAAATTTCAATCCAGAGAGTTTGAGACTCCTCAGGATGTCCTTAAAGGTGCCAGGCACATG GCTGCTGTAGAGATTAGCTGTGAGCCGTCTGTGCGGAAGCATGTTCGTGATCTATATGTTGAACATGCTTTCATCTCCACAAAGCCCACTCATGAGGGGAATGCGGTTATCGATTCTTTCCATCCCCTTGCAGCTGTAAAATGGCTACGAGATAAACCTGTCTCTGAATTTTGTGATGCACAATGGCTTCTTATACAAAAGGCTGAAGAGGAGAAGCTTCTTCAAGTTACCATAAGAGCTCCTGATATTCCAAAATTAGAGCATCAATTTTATGAGAACTATCTTAGTGACAGCGTGAGTAGATGTGCACAGCTTTGGAATGAACAACGGAAATTAGTTGTTAAGGATGCTttatttggttttcttcttccatcGATGGAAAAAGAAGCTCGAGCACTGTTGACTGCTAGAGCTAAGAGCTGGTTACTTTTGGAATATGGGAGTCAACTGTGGAGTAAAGTTTCAGTTGCTCCATATaaacgaaaagaaaatgatgcccAGGCTAAAGATGCTGATGATGAGGTTGCTACTGAAGAAGAGGTTGCACCACGAGTTATGGCCTGTTGCTGGGGTCCTGGAAAACCAGCCACGACATTTGTGATGTTAGATTCATCTGGTGAAGTTCTTGATGTGTTGTATACTGGTTTTCTTAGCATTCGCTCACAGAGTGCTAACCATCAGCAGCGCAAGAAAATGGATCAAGAACGTCTTTTGAAATTCATGACTGAACATCACCCACATGTTGTTGTTCTTGGAGCTGTAAACTTATCCTGTCCGCGCCTCAAGGATGATATTTTTGAG gtaatttttaaaattgtagaGGATCATCCTTATGATGTCGGACATGAGGTGGATGAGCTAAGTGTTGTTTATGGCGATGAATCCTTGCCTCGTCTGTATGAAAATTCTAGGGTTTCTTTGGATCAGCTGCCTGCACAGCAGG GTATTGTAAGGCGTGCAGTTGCTCTTGGACGTTACTTGCAAAATCCTCTGGCCATGGTTGCAACACTTTGTGGTCCAGGAAGAGAAATATTATCATGGAAGCTTAACGTCCTGGAGAGCTACCTTACTCCTGATGAGAAGTATGAGATGATTGAGCAGGTGTTAGTAGATGTAACCAACCAAGTGGGTATTGATGTGAATTTGGCTGCTTGTCATGAATGGCTTTTTGCTCCACTTCAATTTGTCTCAGGCCTTGGTCCCAGAAAGGCATCCTCATTACAGCGTGCTGTTGTAGGAGCTGGTAGAATATACAGCAGAAAAGAGATTCCAATGAATTTGGGAGTCCTTAAGCGTAATGTGTTCATGAATGCTGCTGGCTTTTTGCGGGTCCGAGGCAGCGGCCAAGCTGCTCTTGGAAATCATGTGTTGGACTTGCTAGATGATACTAGAATTCACCCAGAATCATATGATCTTGCACGGAAAATGGCGAAGGATGTCTATGCAGAAGATGTGGGCCAGGATATTAATGATTTGGATGAAGACGCCCAGGAAATGGCAATTGAGCAAGTTAGGGGTAGTGTAAATTTGAAAAGACTTGATATTGATGCATACAGTGGAAGCATCGAGTTGCACCTTGGGACCAGCAAAAGAGAGACTCTTTATGATATAAAAATGGAGTTGCTACATGGGTTCACAGATTGGCGAGCCCCTTATTCGGAACCAACTCAGGATGAGGAATTTTATATGATCTCTGGTGAAACTCCAGAGACTCTTGCTGAAGGAAGACTTGTGCAAGCAACAGTTCGCAGAGTACAGGGGCAACGAATTTTTTGTGAGCTTGAATCGGGTTTGATGGGCTTGATTTCAAAGGAAGATTTCTCAGATGAGCGGGACTTTGAACTAACTGAGAGGGTAGCTGAGGGTAGTATAGTCACATGCAAAATTAAATTCATCCGGAAGGATAGACACCAAGTTATCCTAACCTGCAAAGGAAGTGACTTAAGGAACAACCGGTTGCAAAGCAAGCAACCAAAGGACCCATATTATGCGGAAGATGAAAGCAGTCTCCAGAATGATCTGGAGAAAGCTCGCAAGGAGAAGGAGCTTGCAAAGAAATCATTCAAACCAAGAATGATAGTTCATCCCCGTTTCCAAAATGTTACAGCTGATGAAGCTATTTCG TTCCTTGCTGACAAGGAAGCTGGTGAAAGCATTGTCCGCCCTAGTTCTAGGGGTCCTCAATATTTGACATTGACTTTGAAAGTCCATGATGGAGTTTATGCTCATAAGGACATTATTGAAGGTGACAAAGACCAAAAGGATATTACTAGCCTTCTTCGTCTTGGGAAAACACTGAAAATTGGTGAAGATACTTTTGAAGACCTGGATGAG GTCATGGATAGGTATGTTGACCCTCTTGTAGCCAACCTTAGAGTGATGCTTGGTTACCGCAAATTCAGGAGGGGATCCAAGGCAGAAGTTGATGAAGATTTGAAGCATGAGAAGGCTGCAAACCCCATGCGGATAGTATATTCTTTTGGGGTTTCACATGAGCACCCAGGCACCTTCATTTTATCTTATATACGCAGCAGCAATCCTCATCATGAATACATTGGTCTCTATCCGAAGGGTTTCAAGTTCAGGTCGAAGATGTTTGAGAGTCTAGATAGGTTAGTGGCATACTTTCAGAGGCATATTGATGACCTGCAGCATTCTTCTGTTCCACCTATTCGTTCAGTAGCTGCAATGGTTCCGTTGAGAAGCCCAGCAAGTGGTGGAGGTTCAGTTGGCAGCGGTTGGGGTGGGTCAACAACCAGCAGTGGGGATGGTTGGAGGACACGAGGTCATTCCGATAGGGATAGATCTGCAACACCTGCTTCAAGAACAG
- the LOC116258341 gene encoding transcription elongation factor SPT6 homolog isoform X1, with the protein MGGRNVISDEEDEFEDVVRGREAGDEVDARDDEEDDEEEEEEGQDEYEKDGFIVDDVEEEEEQEEEEEDQEELRSKKKKRRKRETEENYELDEDDYELLQEANVTGFHRPKPGSKKFKRLKKAGRNNDHEEGSGFTDDEEINEIDRSGRTAEEKLKRSLFGDDEGVPQDIAEEEELQEDVEEEEDIGEEDEMADFIVDEEEVDENGVVMRKRRPKKKILRQAPGVSSSALQEAHDIFGDVDELLLLRKQGLKKGGGYDDSGDWREKRLEDEFEPSVIKEKYLSEKDNQIRDKDMPERIQLFEEMVGPIPEDDESIQAEATWIFNQLSGSAMLRLFGEHAAVPEIDREDIANVLGMLHVQKFEIPFIAMYRKELCLSLLRDPVQDAAAGEDNKRHVKWHKLLWAVHNLDKKWLLLQKRKNSLQLYYKKRASEEANIDVSKKKLLESLVDMLKNADSERVVDDIDLKFNLHFPPDEVDAEEGQFKRPKRKSLYSICRKAGLGDAAGMFGLSPEKFGKLLGLEEMGEQVVDARETPEEVALKFQSREFETPQDVLKGARHMAAVEISCEPSVRKHVRDLYVEHAFISTKPTHEGNAVIDSFHPLAAVKWLRDKPVSEFCDAQWLLIQKAEEEKLLQVTIRAPDIPKLEHQFYENYLSDSVSRCAQLWNEQRKLVVKDALFGFLLPSMEKEARALLTARAKSWLLLEYGSQLWSKVSVAPYKRKENDAQAKDADDEVATEEEVAPRVMACCWGPGKPATTFVMLDSSGEVLDVLYTGFLSIRSQSANHQQRKKMDQERLLKFMTEHHPHVVVLGAVNLSCPRLKDDIFEVIFKIVEDHPYDVGHEVDELSVVYGDESLPRLYENSRVSLDQLPAQQGIVRRAVALGRYLQNPLAMVATLCGPGREILSWKLNVLESYLTPDEKYEMIEQVLVDVTNQVGIDVNLAACHEWLFAPLQFVSGLGPRKASSLQRAVVGAGRIYSRKEIPMNLGVLKRNVFMNAAGFLRVRGSGQAALGNHVLDLLDDTRIHPESYDLARKMAKDVYAEDVGQDINDLDEDAQEMAIEQVRGSVNLKRLDIDAYSGSIELHLGTSKRETLYDIKMELLHGFTDWRAPYSEPTQDEEFYMISGETPETLAEGRLVQATVRRVQGQRIFCELESGLMGLISKEDFSDERDFELTERVAEGSIVTCKIKFIRKDRHQVILTCKGSDLRNNRLQSKQPKDPYYAEDESSLQNDLEKARKEKELAKKSFKPRMIVHPRFQNVTADEAISFLADKEAGESIVRPSSRGPQYLTLTLKVHDGVYAHKDIIEGDKDQKDITSLLRLGKTLKIGEDTFEDLDEVMDRYVDPLVANLRVMLGYRKFRRGSKAEVDEDLKHEKAANPMRIVYSFGVSHEHPGTFILSYIRSSNPHHEYIGLYPKGFKFRSKMFESLDRLVAYFQRHIDDLQHSSVPPIRSVAAMVPLRSPASGGGSVGSGWGGSTTSSGDGWRTRGHSDRDRSATPASRTGRGDYRNGNARDGHPSGLPRPYGNDRGRGGRGGRGHRDGQDSFTSNWGQSSDSKDGGGGGGAWGGSFGGTNAPKSPSRGDAPGTWGSSGAWGSGGGEWEATKNPSAPDVGDAGWEATKKLDALAVSDPPQGMQNGSNGGGAGGWGASGGRWAGDPDVPGGW; encoded by the exons ATGGGCGGCAGAAACGTGATCTCGGACGAAGAAG ATGAATTTGAGGATGTGGTCCGTGGCCGTGAAGCAGGAGACGAGGTTGATGCAAGggatgatgaagaggatgatgaagaggaggaag AAGAAGGGCAAGATGAATATGAGAAGGATGGGTTCATTGTTGATgatgtagaagaagaagaagaacaggaagaagaggaggaggaccAGGAGGAGTTAAGgtccaaaaagaagaaaagaaggaaaag GGAGACTGAGGAAAACTATGAACTCGATGAAGATGACTATGAGTTGCTTCAGGAGGCCAATGTTACAGGATTCCATCGACCCAAGCCT GGCAGCAAAaagtttaaaagactaaaaaaagCTGGTCGGAACAATGACCATGAAGAGGGATCTGGCTTTACTGATGATGAAGAGATCAATGAAATTGACCGGAGTGGTCGTACTGCTGAAGAAAAACTGAAGCGCAGCTTGTTTGGTGATGATGAAG GGGTGCCACAAGATATTGCTGAAGAGGAGGAACTGCAAGAAgatgtggaagaagaagaagatattgGTGAAGAGGATGAAATGGCTGATTTTATTGTTGACGAGGAAGAAGTTGATGAGAATGGAGTTGTTATGAG AAAGAGGAGgccaaaaaagaagattttaagACAGGCTCCTGGAGTATCATCATCTGCACTACAAGAAGCTCATGATATATTTGGTGATGTCGATGAGCTTCTTTTGCTTCGCAAGCAAGGCCTTAAAAAGGGTGGCGGTTATGATGATTCTGGtgattggagagagaaaagactTGAGGATGAGTTTGAACCTAGTGTTATCAAGGAGAAGTATTTGTCAGAGAAAGACAATCAGATCCGTGACAAGGATATGCCTGAGAGGATTCAG TTATTTGAAGAAATGGTTGGTCCTATTCCTGAAGATGATGAGAGTATACAGGCGGAGGCAACTTGGATTTTCAACCAGCTAAGTGGCTCTGCAATGTTGCGTCTGTTTGGAGAGCATGCTGCAGTCCCGGAGATTGACAGGGAGGACATTGCCAATGTCCTGGGAATGCTGCACGTTCAGAAGTTTGAG aTTCCTTTTATTGCAATGTATCGAAAAGAGCTATGTCTCAGCTTGTTAAGAGATCCAGTTCAGGATGCTGCAGCAGGTGAAGACAATAAACGCCATGTGAAGTGGCATAAG TTGCTCTGGGCTGTGCATAACTTGGATAAAAAGTGGCTTCTTCTTCAGAAGAGGAAGAATTCTCTGCAGTTATATTACAAAAAACGAGCATCTGAGGAAGCGAACATTGATGTGTCCAAAAAGAAACTTCTTGAGTCGCTTGTTGATATGCTTAAGAATGCTGACTCCGAGAGAGTAGTTGATGACATTGATCTGAAGTTTAACTTGCACTTTCCTCCTGATGAAGTGGATGCAGAGGAGGGACAATTCAAACGACCAAAGAGAAAATCCCTCTACAGTATTTGTCGTAAGGCTGGACTAGGTGATGCAGCAGGCATGTTTGGGCTCAGTCCTGAAAAGTTCGGAAAACTTCTTGGACTGGAGGAGATG GGTGAGCAAGTGGTTGATGCTAGGGAAACACCTGAGGAAGTTGCACTAAAATTTCAATCCAGAGAGTTTGAGACTCCTCAGGATGTCCTTAAAGGTGCCAGGCACATG GCTGCTGTAGAGATTAGCTGTGAGCCGTCTGTGCGGAAGCATGTTCGTGATCTATATGTTGAACATGCTTTCATCTCCACAAAGCCCACTCATGAGGGGAATGCGGTTATCGATTCTTTCCATCCCCTTGCAGCTGTAAAATGGCTACGAGATAAACCTGTCTCTGAATTTTGTGATGCACAATGGCTTCTTATACAAAAGGCTGAAGAGGAGAAGCTTCTTCAAGTTACCATAAGAGCTCCTGATATTCCAAAATTAGAGCATCAATTTTATGAGAACTATCTTAGTGACAGCGTGAGTAGATGTGCACAGCTTTGGAATGAACAACGGAAATTAGTTGTTAAGGATGCTttatttggttttcttcttccatcGATGGAAAAAGAAGCTCGAGCACTGTTGACTGCTAGAGCTAAGAGCTGGTTACTTTTGGAATATGGGAGTCAACTGTGGAGTAAAGTTTCAGTTGCTCCATATaaacgaaaagaaaatgatgcccAGGCTAAAGATGCTGATGATGAGGTTGCTACTGAAGAAGAGGTTGCACCACGAGTTATGGCCTGTTGCTGGGGTCCTGGAAAACCAGCCACGACATTTGTGATGTTAGATTCATCTGGTGAAGTTCTTGATGTGTTGTATACTGGTTTTCTTAGCATTCGCTCACAGAGTGCTAACCATCAGCAGCGCAAGAAAATGGATCAAGAACGTCTTTTGAAATTCATGACTGAACATCACCCACATGTTGTTGTTCTTGGAGCTGTAAACTTATCCTGTCCGCGCCTCAAGGATGATATTTTTGAG gtaatttttaaaattgtagaGGATCATCCTTATGATGTCGGACATGAGGTGGATGAGCTAAGTGTTGTTTATGGCGATGAATCCTTGCCTCGTCTGTATGAAAATTCTAGGGTTTCTTTGGATCAGCTGCCTGCACAGCAGG GTATTGTAAGGCGTGCAGTTGCTCTTGGACGTTACTTGCAAAATCCTCTGGCCATGGTTGCAACACTTTGTGGTCCAGGAAGAGAAATATTATCATGGAAGCTTAACGTCCTGGAGAGCTACCTTACTCCTGATGAGAAGTATGAGATGATTGAGCAGGTGTTAGTAGATGTAACCAACCAAGTGGGTATTGATGTGAATTTGGCTGCTTGTCATGAATGGCTTTTTGCTCCACTTCAATTTGTCTCAGGCCTTGGTCCCAGAAAGGCATCCTCATTACAGCGTGCTGTTGTAGGAGCTGGTAGAATATACAGCAGAAAAGAGATTCCAATGAATTTGGGAGTCCTTAAGCGTAATGTGTTCATGAATGCTGCTGGCTTTTTGCGGGTCCGAGGCAGCGGCCAAGCTGCTCTTGGAAATCATGTGTTGGACTTGCTAGATGATACTAGAATTCACCCAGAATCATATGATCTTGCACGGAAAATGGCGAAGGATGTCTATGCAGAAGATGTGGGCCAGGATATTAATGATTTGGATGAAGACGCCCAGGAAATGGCAATTGAGCAAGTTAGGGGTAGTGTAAATTTGAAAAGACTTGATATTGATGCATACAGTGGAAGCATCGAGTTGCACCTTGGGACCAGCAAAAGAGAGACTCTTTATGATATAAAAATGGAGTTGCTACATGGGTTCACAGATTGGCGAGCCCCTTATTCGGAACCAACTCAGGATGAGGAATTTTATATGATCTCTGGTGAAACTCCAGAGACTCTTGCTGAAGGAAGACTTGTGCAAGCAACAGTTCGCAGAGTACAGGGGCAACGAATTTTTTGTGAGCTTGAATCGGGTTTGATGGGCTTGATTTCAAAGGAAGATTTCTCAGATGAGCGGGACTTTGAACTAACTGAGAGGGTAGCTGAGGGTAGTATAGTCACATGCAAAATTAAATTCATCCGGAAGGATAGACACCAAGTTATCCTAACCTGCAAAGGAAGTGACTTAAGGAACAACCGGTTGCAAAGCAAGCAACCAAAGGACCCATATTATGCGGAAGATGAAAGCAGTCTCCAGAATGATCTGGAGAAAGCTCGCAAGGAGAAGGAGCTTGCAAAGAAATCATTCAAACCAAGAATGATAGTTCATCCCCGTTTCCAAAATGTTACAGCTGATGAAGCTATTTCG TTCCTTGCTGACAAGGAAGCTGGTGAAAGCATTGTCCGCCCTAGTTCTAGGGGTCCTCAATATTTGACATTGACTTTGAAAGTCCATGATGGAGTTTATGCTCATAAGGACATTATTGAAGGTGACAAAGACCAAAAGGATATTACTAGCCTTCTTCGTCTTGGGAAAACACTGAAAATTGGTGAAGATACTTTTGAAGACCTGGATGAG GTCATGGATAGGTATGTTGACCCTCTTGTAGCCAACCTTAGAGTGATGCTTGGTTACCGCAAATTCAGGAGGGGATCCAAGGCAGAAGTTGATGAAGATTTGAAGCATGAGAAGGCTGCAAACCCCATGCGGATAGTATATTCTTTTGGGGTTTCACATGAGCACCCAGGCACCTTCATTTTATCTTATATACGCAGCAGCAATCCTCATCATGAATACATTGGTCTCTATCCGAAGGGTTTCAAGTTCAGGTCGAAGATGTTTGAGAGTCTAGATAGGTTAGTGGCATACTTTCAGAGGCATATTGATGACCTGCAGCATTCTTCTGTTCCACCTATTCGTTCAGTAGCTGCAATGGTTCCGTTGAGAAGCCCAGCAAGTGGTGGAGGTTCAGTTGGCAGCGGTTGGGGTGGGTCAACAACCAGCAGTGGGGATGGTTGGAGGACACGAGGTCATTCCGATAGGGATAGATCTGCAACACCTGCTTCAAGAACAG